From the Sebastes fasciatus isolate fSebFas1 chromosome 3, fSebFas1.pri, whole genome shotgun sequence genome, one window contains:
- the ufsp2 gene encoding ufm1-specific protease 2 has protein sequence MVVTDSQSSDTGTILRVRGPLQFKCQLDSTDALLNHKFISRTFETLRSQVKSESCVLTVSDSPVIIWPNKGFNTTPEEVTPHMLCEDIHQWIQTDEQESAGKRSAKKKSKKSSAASVINLRLMMEATKTGPLSAPILSRTVKKSHFMSTTLPMDCVVRTTGSDTIKDACERLLEALTHQLCEMEKVTLQHMKGTTLLVPEALHFLLPEPKGLVTVVYPAGVPDSQLEAQRTELHQQLELPDDWPYFRRANAYHFPNEPYKDGYLRNPHLVLTHPTLDNGKVYSVQGIYSYHHYMQDHMDDNGWGCAYRSLQTICSWFQQQGYVERAVPTHKEIQQALADVGDKQASFVGSRQWIGSIEVQVVLNQLLGVTSKIMFVSQGSELASKGRELANHFLTEGTPIMIGGGVLAHTILGVAWSETTGQIRYLILDPHYTGAEDLQVITDKGWCGWKGPDFWDQTAYYNLCLPQRPKVI, from the exons ATG gTTGTTACAGACTCCCAGTCCTCCGACACAGGGACCATCCTTCGTGTCAGAGGCCCACTGCAGTTCAAATGTCAGCTGGACAGCACAGATG CGCTGCTCAATCACAAATTCATCTCGAGAACATTTGAGACGCTTCGCTCTCAGGTGAAATCCGAGTCCTGTGTTCTAACAGTGAGCGACAGTCCTGTTATTATTTGGCCAAACAAAGGTTTTAATACAACACCTGAAGAAGTAACTCCACACATGCTGTGTGAAGATATACATCAATGGATTCA gACTGATGAACAAGAGAGCGCCGGCAAGAGATctgcaaaaaagaaaagcaaaaaaagttcAGCAGCG AGTGTCATTAACCTTCGCCTGATGATGGAGGCGACAAAGACGGGCCCTCTTTCAGCCCCGATCCTCAGCAGAACAGTCAAGAAATCCCACTTCATGTCTACAACTCTTCCCATGGACTGCGTTGTCCGTACCACCGGCAGTGACACTATCAAAGA TGCCTGTGAGCGCCTGTTGGAGGCGCTGACTCATCAGCTGTGTGAGATGGAGAAAGTGACCCTGCAACACATGAAGGGGACCACGCTGCTGGTACCTGAAGcgctccacttcctcctcccaGAGCCTAAAGGACTGGTGACTGTGGTTTACCCAGCAGGAGTGCCTGACAGCCAATTAGAGGCACAACGTACG GAACTGCATCAACAGTTAGAGCTACCAGATGACTGGCCCTATTTTAGAAGAGCCAATGCTTACCACTTTCCCAATGAGCCCTACAAAGATGGTTACCTCCGAAACCCTCATCTGGTCCTCACACATCCCACCCTGGACAATGGAAAG GTGTACTCGGTCCAGGGGATCTACAGCTATCACCACTACATGCAGGACCACATGGACGACAACGGCTGGGGCTGCGCTTATCGCTCCCTCCAGACCATCTGCTCCTGGTTCCAGCAGCAAGGCTACGTAGAGCGAGCCGTGCCCACTCACAAGGAGATCCAGCAG GCCTTAGCGGATGTTGGAGACAAACAGGCGTCCTTTGTTGGATCACGCCAGTGGATCGGATCCATTGAGGTTCAGGttgttctgaatcagctgcttGGAGTCACTTCCAAGATCATGTTTGTGAG TCAAGGTTCGGAGCTGGCATCCAAAGGCAGAGAACTGGCCAACCATTTCCTTACTGAAGGGACTCCCATCATGATAG GAGGGGGAGTTTTAGCTCACACCATTCTAGGTGTGGCGTGGAGCGAGACCACCGGGCAGATCCGCTATCTCATCCTCGATCCACATTACACAGGAGCAGAGGACTTACAGGTTATCACAGACAAG GGCTGGTGTGGCTGGAAAGGACCAGATTTTTGGGATCAAACTGCGTATTATAATCTGTGTCTGCCTCAGAGGCCAAAGGTAATCTGA